Proteins from a genomic interval of Microcoleus sp. bin38.metabat.b11b12b14.051:
- a CDS encoding non-ribosomal peptide synthetase translates to MNIVEFISYLRSLDINIFVEGERLRCNAPEGIITPELRAEISQTKAEIISFLQAANRTSNFTLAPIVPIARDGNLPLSFAQQRLWFLDELVPNNPFYNVPAALRVTGSLNFPALQQTFNEILRRHEALRTTLAVVAGEPVQRIADAFHLPIYVFDLRNLPEESRQSEANRLTAKEAQRPFNLSTDLLLRVTLLHLDDGEYLLMLNMHHIVSDGWSIGVLIQELGAIYTAFAIGKPSPLPELSVQYADFAKWQREWLQGEVLETQLAYWRRQLNGISMLNLPADLPRPAVQSYRGKRLLLQLPKPLSEALEMLSQRQGVTLFMTMLAAFQTLLYHYAQQEDIVVGSPIANRNRSEIEALIGFFVNSLVLRTDLSGNPTFVELLNRVKEVALGAYAHQDLPFEKLVEELHPDRALNQNPLFQVAFALQNAPAQPLELPELTFSPQQLDVQTARFDLELHLWERSPNSSESNESPSNKLWVDTSEGISGMMIYSADLFDEATISRMIGHFQTLLESIVVNPEERIAYLQYMSEQERDRLLFECNKTAVNYPQYFCVHQLFELHAKQTPDAVALIFGNEQITYGELNIRSNQLARYLQKIGVGAEVLVGLGCDRSIELIVGMLGILKAGGAYLILDPSYPAARSHLTIKDAQVSVLLTRQGLKPLSNSESRLKTTETGEVSSRLQPTSAMSQGIYSLADDGEVQDLETQSDDKIHHPRVVFLDTDWATISCEIADNPTSAATAENLAYAIYTSGSTGKPKAVEIEHGSLLNLVFWHQREFEVSAGDRATQIAAIAFDACGWEIWPYLATGCSIYFPEDEIRRDPEKLQNWLISKSITISFVPTPLADRILRLDWPPTTALRILLTGGEKLQQHPIKSYPFKLVNNYGPTENTVVATSGYIPATERDIAPTIGRPIANTQAYILDKYLQPVPAGVVGELYIGGNGLARGYLNRPELTAASFISNPFQRNSRERIYKTGDLVRYISDYNLEFLGRIDEQVKIRGFRIELGEIETVLTQHPAVQQTVVTTAEDGQENKRLLAYIALNPEYSSASETDQIIELQAEQVSQWQMLYNETYNQPAAESDPTFNIVGWNSSYTNQPLPAEQVREWANNQAAQILALEPQRVLEIGCGTGLMLFQIAPRCTEYCATDFSPISINYIQQHLANQELANVTLHQKMAADFTGIETAAFDAVILNSVVQYFPNIDYLMQVLEGAVQATAPGGFIFIGDVRSLPLLAAFHASVQLYQAEPSLAGEQLQQRVQMQMFQETELVIHPDFFSALQHRFPQIGGVEIQLIRGSYHNELTNFRYNAILHLAPENNLPNPPNKQEIETSQRLDWSAPNQHLTVSNVQQILLENQLDSLTIANVPNARVTAAVKTAELLSNPETIKTAAQLQKALEKLGDLGIDPEAWHDLEVPYNVSIAWSNSDSDGRYDVVLARGETRNFVRSIAGDKLLPWRSYANNPLQAKAARKLVPQLQAYLAEKLPEYMIPSAFVVLESLPVTANGKVDRLALPAPEPIKLEWADGYLAPQTAIEQMLVKIWVEVLGIKRVSIRDNFFELGGHSLLATQLVSRVRDAFGIELPLRSVFEAPTIAELSEVVESLKDKNAKSEVPALVPISRDSRRRKLSSLNQKSK, encoded by the coding sequence TTGAATATAGTTGAATTTATCTCTTACCTTCGCAGTCTAGATATTAATATTTTTGTGGAAGGTGAGCGCCTGCGCTGCAACGCTCCTGAAGGCATTATCACGCCGGAATTGCGCGCCGAAATTTCTCAGACAAAAGCCGAAATTATTTCATTTTTACAAGCAGCTAATCGTACTTCTAATTTTACTTTGGCACCGATAGTTCCTATTGCGCGCGACGGAAATCTACCGCTATCCTTTGCACAGCAGCGGTTGTGGTTTCTCGACGAATTAGTGCCGAACAATCCTTTTTATAATGTTCCCGCCGCCTTGCGCGTGACGGGATCGCTCAATTTTCCGGCGCTACAACAAACCTTCAATGAAATATTGCGCCGTCACGAAGCTTTGCGGACGACTTTAGCGGTGGTGGCGGGCGAACCCGTGCAGAGAATAGCTGATGCTTTTCACCTGCCGATTTATGTATTTGACTTGCGAAATTTGCCCGAGGAATCTCGCCAAAGTGAAGCAAATCGGCTCACGGCTAAGGAAGCTCAACGCCCTTTTAATTTGTCTACAGATTTGTTGCTGCGCGTGACATTATTGCATTTAGATGATGGCGAATATTTGCTGATGCTGAATATGCACCACATTGTCTCCGACGGTTGGTCGATCGGAGTGCTAATTCAGGAATTAGGCGCAATTTATACGGCCTTTGCGATCGGCAAACCTTCGCCTTTACCGGAGTTGTCGGTGCAGTACGCTGATTTTGCAAAATGGCAGCGCGAATGGCTCCAAGGCGAAGTTTTAGAAACGCAGCTTGCTTACTGGCGGCGGCAGTTAAACGGCATTTCGATGTTAAATTTGCCTGCGGATCTGCCCCGCCCCGCAGTTCAAAGTTATCGAGGAAAAAGGCTGCTTTTGCAACTGCCAAAACCGCTCAGCGAGGCTTTGGAAATGTTGAGCCAGCGCCAAGGAGTGACGCTGTTTATGACAATGCTGGCAGCTTTTCAAACGTTGCTTTACCATTACGCGCAGCAGGAGGATATTGTTGTCGGTTCGCCGATCGCCAATCGCAACCGCAGCGAAATCGAAGCATTAATCGGTTTCTTTGTCAACAGTTTAGTGCTGCGTACAGATTTGTCGGGAAATCCCACTTTTGTGGAACTTTTAAACCGAGTCAAAGAAGTCGCATTAGGAGCTTACGCTCACCAAGATTTGCCGTTTGAGAAGTTAGTCGAAGAATTGCACCCCGATCGCGCGCTGAACCAAAATCCCTTATTTCAGGTAGCCTTTGCGCTGCAAAACGCGCCCGCACAGCCGCTAGAATTGCCAGAATTAACCTTCAGCCCGCAGCAGTTAGACGTGCAAACAGCCAGGTTTGACTTAGAATTGCATTTGTGGGAGCGATCGCCCAACAGCTCGGAAAGCAACGAATCGCCGAGCAATAAGCTCTGGGTTGACACTTCCGAAGGCATTAGCGGGATGATGATTTACAGCGCCGATTTATTCGATGAAGCGACAATTTCTAGAATGATTGGGCATTTTCAAACCTTGTTAGAAAGTATTGTGGTAAATCCCGAAGAGCGCATCGCCTACTTGCAATATATGAGCGAGCAAGAGCGCGATCGTTTGTTATTTGAGTGCAACAAAACTGCCGTTAATTATCCGCAATATTTTTGCGTACACCAGCTTTTTGAGCTTCACGCCAAGCAAACGCCGGATGCAGTGGCGCTAATATTTGGAAACGAGCAAATTACCTATGGAGAGCTAAATATCCGCAGCAACCAACTAGCACGTTACTTGCAAAAAATTGGGGTGGGGGCGGAAGTTTTAGTCGGGCTGGGCTGCGATCGCTCGATCGAGCTAATTGTCGGGATGTTGGGTATCCTGAAAGCGGGGGGAGCTTATCTCATTTTAGATCCGAGCTATCCCGCGGCGCGATCGCACTTGACGATAAAAGACGCTCAAGTGTCAGTATTGCTTACCCGCCAGGGGTTGAAACCCCTGTCTAACAGCGAAAGTCGTCTAAAGACGACTGAAACAGGAGAAGTTTCTAGTCGGCTTCAGCCGACTTCAGCTATGAGCCAGGGAATTTATTCCCTGGCGGATGATGGCGAAGTGCAAGATTTAGAAACACAGTCAGATGATAAAATTCACCATCCAAGGGTTGTTTTTCTAGACACAGACTGGGCGACGATTTCTTGCGAAATCGCCGACAATCCGACTAGCGCAGCCACAGCCGAAAATCTGGCTTACGCGATTTACACCTCCGGCTCCACGGGAAAGCCGAAAGCGGTGGAAATTGAGCACGGGAGCCTGTTGAATCTGGTTTTTTGGCATCAAAGAGAGTTTGAGGTGTCAGCGGGCGATCGGGCTACGCAAATTGCTGCGATCGCCTTTGATGCTTGCGGCTGGGAAATTTGGCCGTATCTCGCCACCGGATGTAGCATCTACTTTCCCGAAGATGAGATCCGGCGAGATCCTGAAAAACTGCAAAACTGGTTAATCTCAAAATCAATTACAATTAGCTTTGTACCGACACCGTTAGCCGATCGTATTTTGCGATTAGATTGGCCTCCAACAACAGCATTGCGAATCCTCCTGACAGGCGGCGAAAAACTGCAACAACATCCCATCAAATCTTATCCATTTAAGCTCGTAAATAATTACGGCCCCACCGAAAATACTGTTGTCGCAACTTCCGGTTATATTCCCGCCACAGAGCGAGACATCGCCCCGACAATTGGCCGCCCGATCGCGAACACTCAAGCATACATATTAGACAAATATTTGCAACCAGTACCCGCAGGCGTTGTCGGCGAATTGTACATCGGTGGAAACGGACTCGCTCGCGGCTACCTCAACCGCCCGGAGTTAACCGCAGCCAGCTTTATTTCCAATCCTTTTCAGCGAAATTCACGAGAGCGAATTTACAAAACCGGCGACTTAGTGCGGTACATATCCGACTACAACCTAGAATTTTTAGGACGGATTGACGAACAAGTAAAAATTCGCGGTTTCCGCATCGAATTAGGCGAAATAGAAACAGTATTGACTCAACATCCGGCGGTACAGCAAACTGTAGTAACAACTGCGGAAGACGGACAAGAAAATAAACGTTTATTAGCTTATATCGCTCTGAATCCAGAATATAGCAGCGCCAGCGAAACCGACCAAATTATCGAATTGCAAGCCGAACAAGTTTCGCAGTGGCAAATGCTCTACAATGAAACCTACAATCAACCTGCCGCCGAGTCAGATCCAACATTTAATATAGTCGGCTGGAATAGCAGTTATACCAATCAGCCACTCCCAGCGGAACAGGTGCGCGAATGGGCGAACAATCAAGCCGCCCAAATTTTAGCTTTGGAGCCGCAGCGAGTCTTAGAAATTGGCTGCGGCACAGGCTTAATGCTGTTTCAAATTGCACCTCGCTGCACTGAATATTGCGCCACTGATTTTTCCCCAATTTCGATTAACTACATTCAACAGCACCTAGCAAATCAAGAGTTAGCTAATGTCACGCTACATCAGAAAATGGCTGCTGACTTTACCGGAATAGAAACAGCAGCTTTTGACGCAGTAATTCTCAACTCTGTAGTGCAGTATTTCCCGAATATCGACTATCTCATGCAAGTGCTAGAAGGTGCCGTGCAAGCAACTGCTCCCGGCGGCTTTATCTTCATCGGAGATGTGCGGAGTTTGCCGCTGCTGGCTGCTTTCCACGCTTCAGTACAACTGTATCAAGCCGAACCGAGTCTGGCTGGTGAACAGTTGCAGCAGCGAGTACAAATGCAAATGTTTCAAGAAACAGAGTTAGTCATTCACCCAGATTTTTTTAGTGCATTACAGCACCGCTTTCCGCAGATTGGCGGCGTAGAAATTCAATTAATTCGTGGCAGTTACCACAATGAGTTAACTAATTTTCGGTACAATGCTATTCTGCATCTGGCACCGGAAAACAATCTACCAAACCCCCCTAATAAACAAGAGATTGAGACATCGCAACGGCTAGATTGGTCGGCGCCAAATCAGCATCTGACTGTTAGCAATGTGCAACAAATATTATTAGAGAATCAACTGGATAGCTTGACAATTGCCAACGTACCTAATGCACGGGTAACTGCTGCGGTAAAAACTGCCGAATTGCTTTCAAATCCTGAGACAATTAAAACAGCAGCTCAGTTACAGAAAGCTTTGGAAAAACTTGGAGATTTAGGAATAGATCCCGAAGCTTGGCATGACTTGGAAGTTCCATATAATGTTAGTATTGCTTGGTCTAATTCCGACAGTGACGGGCGCTACGATGTAGTGTTGGCGCGAGGCGAAACTCGAAATTTTGTGCGATCGATCGCAGGCGACAAGTTGCTTCCGTGGCGCTCTTATGCTAACAACCCCTTACAAGCGAAAGCAGCGCGCAAATTAGTGCCGCAGTTGCAGGCTTATCTAGCAGAAAAACTGCCGGAATACATGATTCCGTCGGCTTTTGTGGTACTGGAGTCGCTACCGGTGACGGCTAACGGAAAGGTCGATCGCCTCGCTTTACCCGCACCAGAGCCGATTAAGTTAGAATGGGCTGACGGTTATCTTGCGCCTCAGACTGCGATCGAGCAAATGTTAGTCAAAATTTGGGTTGAGGTTTTGGGAATCAAGCGAGTGAGTATCCGCGACAATTTCTTTGAATTGGGAGGCCATTCGCTGCTGGCGACGCAGCTTGTTTCGAGAGTGCGAGATGCTTTCGGGATAGAGTTACCTTTACGCAGCGTTTTTGAAGCACCGACAATCGCAGAATTATCTGAAGTTGTGGAAAGTTTAAAGGATAAGAATGCTAAAAGCGAAGTTCCGGCTTTAGTGCCGATTTCCCGGGATAGTCGGCGGCGAAAGCTATCATCTTTGAATCAAAAAAGTAAATAA